The following are encoded in a window of Halosolutus halophilus genomic DNA:
- a CDS encoding alpha/beta fold hydrolase, producing the protein MANEPTAQEWTNAQEETTVSLDTHELTVSYYDDGATTATENPIVFLHGIPTWSYLWRDVAPAFEDERRVIAPDFVGYGNSAMHDGFDRSVRAQEEVLDDLLAQLEVDQIDLVAHDIGGGVALRYAAHNPDAVGKLVLSNSIAYDSWPIQFVVDLGLPATINDMTVDDVDEQLTGMFRSTLVDPDDEFVEAMASRFRSDDGRISLSRNAIATNTSHTTEIDYGAITAETYFIWGENDEFQPIEFAERLDDDLENTAGIARLDANHWVPADRPSQYVDQLSNFLE; encoded by the coding sequence ATGGCAAACGAACCTACCGCTCAGGAATGGACGAACGCGCAAGAAGAGACGACGGTCTCGCTCGACACTCACGAACTGACGGTGTCGTACTACGACGACGGCGCTACCACGGCGACCGAGAACCCGATCGTGTTCCTCCACGGCATTCCGACGTGGTCGTACCTCTGGCGCGACGTCGCGCCGGCCTTCGAGGACGAGCGACGAGTGATCGCGCCGGACTTCGTCGGATACGGTAACTCCGCGATGCACGACGGTTTCGACCGCTCCGTCCGTGCTCAGGAGGAGGTACTCGACGACCTTCTGGCACAGCTCGAGGTCGACCAGATCGACCTCGTCGCTCACGACATCGGCGGCGGCGTCGCGCTGCGCTACGCGGCACACAATCCAGATGCCGTCGGGAAACTCGTCCTCTCGAACTCGATCGCGTACGATTCGTGGCCGATACAGTTCGTCGTCGATCTCGGGCTTCCCGCGACGATCAACGACATGACCGTCGACGACGTGGACGAACAACTCACCGGCATGTTCCGATCGACGCTCGTCGACCCGGACGACGAATTCGTGGAGGCGATGGCGTCCCGATTCCGGAGCGACGACGGCCGGATTTCCCTCAGCCGAAACGCGATCGCGACGAACACGAGCCACACGACCGAAATCGACTACGGTGCGATCACGGCGGAGACGTACTTCATCTGGGGCGAGAACGACGAGTTCCAGCCGATCGAGTTCGCGGAGCGGTTGGACGACGACCTCGAGAACACGGCTGGCATCGCCCGACTGGACGCGAACCACTGGGTCCCGGCGGATCGTCCGTCGCAGTACGTCGACCAGCTCTCGAACTTCCTCGAGTGA
- a CDS encoding Rrf2 family transcriptional regulator, which produces MNGSSRFVVATHVLTVLAVKRGQRLSSEKLAWSLDTNPVVVRRLLGDLRDADLVTSKRGPNGGFALARSPDDVTLADVYEAVELESLFVFHPNDPNEECPVGDNIQEVLTETLEPAEVALKDELEGVTVADLSDRILDRSATPDGEAENPGIGE; this is translated from the coding sequence ATGAACGGGAGTAGTCGGTTCGTCGTCGCGACGCACGTGCTGACAGTACTCGCTGTCAAGCGAGGGCAACGCCTCTCGTCGGAGAAACTCGCCTGGAGCCTCGACACCAATCCCGTCGTCGTCCGTCGTCTTCTCGGTGATCTGCGGGACGCTGACCTCGTCACGTCCAAACGTGGACCGAACGGCGGGTTCGCACTGGCTCGAAGTCCGGACGACGTGACGCTCGCCGACGTGTACGAGGCAGTCGAACTGGAATCGCTCTTCGTGTTCCATCCGAACGACCCGAACGAAGAGTGTCCCGTCGGCGACAACATCCAGGAAGTCCTCACCGAGACGCTGGAACCGGCGGAGGTCGCGCTGAAAGACGAACTCGAAGGCGTCACCGTAGCCGACCTCTCCGATCGGATTCTCGATCGATCCGCCACGCCGGACGGAGAGGCCGAGAACCCCGGCATCGGCGAGTAA
- a CDS encoding phospholipase D-like domain-containing protein, producing the protein MPDDVHERTVLDLLHRAVPGTAVHLSSYTFTRTNVARACIAAADRGVDVNVLLDDHLAEADAVQRLRETSVDRISITAGGGLGDGRNHNKFLLVEELENGESNVVWQSSSNFTNTQRYLHNTSVVFRGDGDLYDVYRGYWNELAVGDTDPHYNRTAETDSATVYFSPRSDFDTHLAALENVVPTRDATIRFMYSIWNEKRPAIVDRVAELVDGGCTVEVILNGEKSDIGHRLRRAGADVFEYPSTTLGRLTPWQSPNVHSKTMLVDADVDVGGETRRRRLVYTGSQNLSRNGLSTNDETVLRIEDDDVYSRFVQDWERVHEQGRRLASGGATAIVRSLW; encoded by the coding sequence ATGCCCGACGACGTACACGAACGGACGGTGCTCGACCTGCTGCACCGGGCCGTGCCCGGGACGGCGGTGCACCTCTCCTCGTACACGTTCACGCGCACCAACGTCGCGAGGGCGTGTATCGCGGCTGCCGACCGCGGAGTCGACGTCAACGTCCTGCTGGACGACCACCTCGCGGAGGCGGACGCGGTGCAGCGACTCCGCGAGACGTCGGTCGATCGCATCTCGATCACCGCCGGCGGGGGGCTCGGCGACGGCAGGAATCACAACAAGTTCCTCCTCGTGGAGGAACTGGAGAACGGCGAGTCGAACGTGGTGTGGCAGTCCTCGTCGAACTTCACGAACACGCAGCGCTACCTCCACAACACGTCGGTCGTGTTTCGCGGCGACGGCGACCTGTACGACGTGTACCGGGGGTACTGGAACGAACTGGCCGTCGGCGACACCGACCCCCACTACAATCGCACGGCTGAGACCGATTCCGCGACCGTGTACTTTTCTCCTCGATCCGACTTCGACACGCACCTCGCGGCGCTGGAGAACGTCGTTCCGACGCGTGACGCGACGATCCGATTCATGTACTCGATCTGGAACGAGAAGCGTCCCGCGATCGTCGATCGCGTCGCGGAACTCGTCGACGGCGGCTGTACGGTCGAAGTGATCCTCAACGGCGAGAAATCCGACATCGGCCACCGCTTGCGACGGGCGGGCGCGGACGTGTTCGAGTACCCGTCGACTACCCTGGGACGATTGACGCCGTGGCAGTCGCCGAACGTCCACTCGAAGACCATGCTCGTCGACGCCGACGTCGACGTGGGCGGCGAAACGAGACGCCGGCGCCTCGTCTACACGGGGTCGCAGAACTTGAGCAGAAACGGGTTGTCCACCAATGACGAGACGGTCCTCCGGATCGAAGACGACGACGTCTACTCCCGGTTCGTCCAAGACTGGGAGCGCGTCCACGAACAGGGACGTCGCCTGGCCAGCGGCGGGGCGACGGCGATCGTTCGGTCCCTCTGGTGA
- a CDS encoding SDR family oxidoreductase yields the protein MTNGTLELQPPELSADDFLRIPDDHFTADTVAIVTGGGSGIGQATSVALATNGLTVAAVDIDEEGLEETVDVAASIDADGRVVPIEGDLTDDDAVEAAVEEAADHGTVRYAANIAGMQHIASIADFPMETYDFMHDLMLRSPFLLSKHVIPHVEATDDGVGAIGNMSSVHGHYATQDKPAYITLKHGLMGLTRAIAAEGGGTLRGFSVSVGYVLTPLMVDQIEDTAEERGISERDVIEDVMLGQARTKEMMTPAEVANLFVFGFSSHARHLNGADLLWDGGYTTTYE from the coding sequence ATGACGAACGGTACCCTCGAATTGCAACCCCCGGAGCTATCGGCAGACGACTTCCTCCGCATTCCGGACGACCATTTCACAGCGGACACCGTCGCCATCGTCACCGGCGGCGGATCGGGTATCGGACAGGCGACGAGCGTCGCCCTGGCGACCAACGGACTGACCGTCGCCGCCGTCGACATCGACGAGGAGGGTCTCGAGGAAACCGTCGACGTCGCAGCGTCTATCGACGCGGACGGACGCGTCGTCCCGATCGAGGGCGACCTCACCGACGACGACGCCGTCGAAGCGGCCGTCGAGGAAGCCGCCGACCACGGGACGGTGCGCTACGCCGCGAACATCGCTGGGATGCAACACATCGCGTCGATCGCCGACTTCCCGATGGAAACGTACGACTTCATGCACGACCTCATGCTGCGGTCGCCGTTCCTGCTCTCGAAGCACGTAATTCCGCACGTCGAGGCGACCGACGACGGCGTCGGCGCGATCGGAAACATGTCCTCGGTGCACGGCCACTACGCGACGCAGGACAAACCGGCCTACATCACGCTGAAACACGGTCTCATGGGGTTGACTCGGGCGATCGCGGCCGAGGGCGGCGGAACCCTCCGTGGATTCTCCGTGAGCGTGGGCTACGTGCTGACGCCGCTGATGGTCGATCAGATCGAAGACACCGCCGAGGAGCGCGGGATCTCGGAGCGAGACGTCATCGAGGACGTGATGCTCGGCCAGGCGCGAACGAAGGAGATGATGACGCCCGCGGAGGTGGCGAACCTGTTCGTCTTCGGGTTCTCGAGTCACGCGAGGCACCTCAACGGCGCCGACTTGCTCTGGGACGGCGGCTACACCACGACGTATGAGTGA
- a CDS encoding patatin-like phospholipase family protein, with the protein MSERNDDANASTNVAVACQGGGSHTAFTAGVLKGLLREWPEEYELVGISGTSGGAFNALATWYGLVTADEERAIELLEALWEDLSATGVTDRFLNDWATGLSRLESSGLPIPRVSPYQMPGPELGKEEIRNTLERHIEFEEIPDLCTRDAPELVVGTVDVNAGVFETFVDEQVTPEAVLASAAVPTLFEAVEIDGHLHWDGLFSQNPPIDDLMTVDSEHKPDELWVIQINSQEIDGEPTSFEEIADRRNELAGNISLNQELNVIKRVNEWIDAGHLPESEFSKTAVRRIPMEENYHCSTKVDRSPSFVRELMTLGEERAAAFLETGPPDESEYTVPEPRHSPSTQ; encoded by the coding sequence ATGAGTGAGCGCAACGACGACGCGAACGCATCGACGAACGTCGCCGTCGCCTGCCAGGGCGGCGGGAGCCACACGGCGTTCACCGCGGGCGTACTGAAAGGGCTGCTCCGCGAGTGGCCCGAGGAGTACGAACTGGTCGGGATCAGCGGGACCTCCGGCGGCGCCTTCAACGCGCTCGCGACCTGGTACGGACTCGTCACGGCCGACGAAGAACGCGCCATCGAACTCCTCGAGGCGCTGTGGGAGGACCTGTCGGCGACCGGCGTCACCGATCGGTTCCTCAACGACTGGGCCACCGGCCTGTCGCGCCTCGAGAGCAGCGGGTTGCCGATTCCGCGGGTCAGCCCGTACCAGATGCCAGGGCCGGAACTGGGCAAAGAGGAGATCCGGAACACCCTCGAACGGCACATCGAGTTCGAGGAGATTCCCGATCTCTGCACGCGAGACGCGCCGGAACTCGTCGTCGGAACGGTCGACGTCAACGCGGGCGTGTTCGAGACGTTCGTCGACGAACAGGTGACGCCGGAGGCGGTGCTCGCCTCGGCCGCCGTCCCGACGCTCTTCGAGGCCGTCGAGATCGATGGCCACCTCCACTGGGACGGCCTCTTCTCGCAGAACCCGCCGATCGACGACCTCATGACCGTCGATTCCGAGCACAAGCCGGACGAACTGTGGGTCATCCAGATCAATTCACAGGAGATCGACGGGGAACCCACGTCGTTCGAGGAAATCGCCGACAGGCGCAACGAACTCGCCGGAAACATCTCGTTGAACCAGGAGTTGAACGTCATCAAGCGGGTCAACGAGTGGATCGACGCCGGCCACCTCCCGGAGAGCGAGTTTTCGAAGACCGCCGTCCGACGGATTCCGATGGAAGAGAACTACCACTGCTCGACGAAGGTCGATCGCAGCCCGTCGTTCGTCCGGGAGTTGATGACCCTCGGCGAAGAGCGTGCGGCCGCGTTTCTCGAGACCGGCCCGCCCGACGAGAGCGAGTACACCGTCCCGGAGCCGCGGCACAGCCCATCGACTCAGTAA
- a CDS encoding carboxymuconolactone decarboxylase family protein, with amino-acid sequence MSRLPLLELDDIPKEYHHLFTDEYLGDRHIFRAWAHNPEVLEATLEYLNTLYDQLGDRRKELVILTVARARGARYEWHQHVDIAREKGVTTAEMRAIGGDDFSSFDDAEFVLLQYVRAVESGTVTDQIHDALAREYSPSEIVAAGLLIDFYVGLCNYIASVDLPFEGGEFVGWIPDDETVSRLFDGDSS; translated from the coding sequence ATGTCACGACTTCCACTCCTCGAACTGGACGACATCCCGAAAGAGTACCATCACCTGTTCACCGACGAGTACCTCGGCGATCGCCACATCTTCCGCGCGTGGGCCCACAATCCCGAGGTGCTCGAGGCCACGCTGGAGTACCTGAATACCCTCTACGATCAACTCGGAGACCGACGAAAGGAACTGGTCATCCTCACGGTCGCTCGAGCGCGTGGAGCTCGCTACGAGTGGCATCAACACGTCGACATCGCCCGCGAAAAGGGCGTCACGACCGCGGAGATGCGTGCGATCGGCGGCGACGACTTTTCGTCGTTCGACGACGCCGAATTCGTTTTGCTCCAGTACGTTCGAGCCGTCGAGTCCGGAACGGTGACGGACCAGATCCACGACGCGCTGGCTCGCGAGTATTCGCCGTCGGAGATCGTCGCGGCCGGCCTGCTGATCGACTTCTACGTCGGCCTGTGCAACTACATCGCGTCGGTCGACCTGCCGTTCGAGGGCGGCGAGTTCGTCGGCTGGATCCCGGACGACGAGACGGTTTCACGGCTCTTCGACGGAGACTCGTCGTAG
- a CDS encoding PAS domain-containing sensor histidine kinase, with translation MTDAQPEYERLIERVSDAYCAVDSEWRITYWNERMEAWTGSRAADVVGGVLWDALPALRGSPLESHCRAAVETHESRSIETQLGESSDTWFEVTLYADADGLSIIAREISDRKVREADVHLAETVFENTQDALFLVDVDEDSDEFRLERVNPVYESHTGLSNDELSGRRLRDVFGDEQGSAILENYRECVARDESLHYEEVLSVPDERTYWETQIAPVSIDGKIEKIVGATRNITDRKERERQYDAILNQTYQFTGLLDPDGTVLEANDSALEFGGFDREDVLGDSLWESEWWQNGVDAQETLKEAIESAADGQFVRCDEEVQGADGTVIIDFSLRPVTDERGDVVLLVAEGRNITDHKRRARELEQKREFLGHIQSVAAIGGWEVDFRTETMRWTNEVYRIHNMPLEYEPTVEDGIGFYHPRDKATITDAFERLQTTGDGYDLELRIIANGDEPRWVRTLGTPWYDDEGELIGARGAFQDITERKERERTLQRTNDRLEAFASVVSHDLRNPLTVAQAALELARESGSSEDFDRIEAAHGRMNALIDDLLTLARDGQQVDETHPVALAGLVETVCETIPGDDATIDVALDDYRIEADEARLRQLLENLLSNALNHGGVDVTIRIGPLDDGAGFYVADDGPGVPPAIRDAIFDQGFSTTSDGTGFGLAIVRGIADAHGWTVDVTESVDGGARFEVNTGRYPPD, from the coding sequence ATGACCGACGCCCAGCCCGAGTACGAGCGATTGATCGAACGCGTCTCGGACGCGTACTGTGCCGTGGATTCCGAATGGCGAATCACGTACTGGAACGAACGGATGGAGGCGTGGACTGGCAGTCGGGCAGCGGACGTCGTCGGTGGCGTTCTCTGGGATGCCCTGCCGGCGCTTCGCGGATCGCCCCTCGAGTCACACTGCCGTGCGGCTGTGGAAACGCACGAATCACGGTCGATCGAAACGCAGCTCGGTGAGTCGTCTGACACCTGGTTCGAGGTGACCCTCTATGCCGACGCGGACGGCCTGTCGATCATCGCCCGTGAGATATCCGATCGAAAGGTTCGGGAAGCGGACGTCCACCTCGCGGAAACGGTGTTCGAGAACACGCAGGACGCGCTATTTCTCGTCGACGTCGACGAAGACAGCGACGAGTTCCGGCTCGAACGAGTGAACCCGGTCTACGAATCCCACACTGGGCTATCGAACGACGAACTCAGCGGACGGCGGCTACGGGACGTCTTCGGCGACGAGCAGGGGAGTGCCATCCTCGAAAACTACCGCGAGTGTGTCGCCCGCGATGAGTCGCTCCACTACGAGGAGGTCCTCTCGGTCCCCGACGAGCGGACCTACTGGGAGACACAAATTGCACCGGTCAGTATCGACGGCAAAATCGAAAAAATCGTCGGCGCAACGCGCAATATTACCGACCGCAAGGAGCGAGAACGCCAGTACGACGCTATCCTCAACCAGACCTACCAGTTTACGGGTCTGCTCGACCCCGACGGAACGGTGCTGGAGGCGAACGATTCCGCGCTGGAATTCGGCGGGTTCGACCGCGAGGACGTGCTGGGCGATTCACTTTGGGAGTCCGAGTGGTGGCAGAACGGCGTGGACGCCCAGGAAACCCTAAAAGAGGCGATCGAGTCGGCAGCCGACGGCCAGTTCGTCCGGTGCGACGAGGAGGTCCAGGGCGCCGACGGGACCGTGATCATCGACTTCTCGCTTCGTCCGGTCACGGACGAACGGGGCGACGTCGTCCTGCTCGTGGCCGAGGGACGAAACATCACGGACCACAAACGACGGGCCCGGGAACTCGAGCAAAAACGGGAGTTTCTCGGGCATATCCAGTCGGTCGCAGCGATCGGCGGGTGGGAGGTCGACTTCCGGACGGAGACGATGCGATGGACGAACGAAGTCTATCGCATCCACAATATGCCCCTGGAGTACGAGCCGACGGTGGAAGACGGAATCGGCTTCTATCACCCTCGAGACAAGGCGACGATCACGGACGCGTTCGAGCGGCTACAGACGACGGGAGACGGGTACGATCTGGAGTTGCGGATCATCGCGAACGGCGACGAACCACGCTGGGTTCGAACGCTGGGAACGCCGTGGTACGACGACGAGGGCGAACTGATCGGTGCCCGCGGCGCGTTCCAGGACATCACCGAGCGCAAGGAACGCGAGCGGACGCTTCAACGGACCAACGATCGTCTCGAGGCGTTCGCATCCGTCGTGAGCCACGATCTTCGCAACCCACTCACAGTCGCGCAGGCCGCGCTCGAACTCGCCCGGGAGAGCGGTTCGTCGGAAGATTTCGATCGCATCGAGGCGGCACACGGGCGGATGAACGCGCTGATCGACGACCTGTTAACGCTCGCACGCGACGGCCAGCAGGTCGACGAGACGCACCCCGTCGCACTCGCCGGCCTGGTCGAGACAGTCTGTGAGACGATTCCGGGCGACGACGCCACCATCGACGTCGCGCTCGACGACTACCGTATAGAAGCGGACGAGGCGCGGTTGCGTCAGTTGCTCGAGAATCTCCTCTCGAACGCGCTCAACCACGGCGGCGTAGACGTGACGATCCGAATCGGTCCGCTGGACGATGGAGCGGGATTCTACGTCGCGGACGACGGACCGGGCGTCCCGCCTGCGATACGCGACGCGATATTCGACCAGGGTTTTTCGACGACGAGCGACGGAACCGGCTTCGGCCTCGCGATCGTCAGGGGGATCGCCGACGCCCACGGCTGGACCGTCGACGTGACCGAAAGCGTCGACGGCGGCGCGCGGTTCGAAGTGAACACCGGCCGGTACCCGCCGGACTGA
- a CDS encoding response regulator: protein MKDEVTTPDGHDRATLPSDDLFRVLSDSSRRTVLFHLRQHRAATLDELVDVLSATSTEDSGEYDRAHAQTSLLHSHLPLLEDHGLLTYDPGERIAESTNLQGKIGEWLDLAVRQQIRFENASETHDRSGDEIMVLLVDDEPGLPETIGAYIERENDDVEVTTAASALEAVSTLEDESFDCIVSDYDMPAISGLDFLKAVREEDPTLPFIVFTAKGSERVAGEAIATGVTDYVQKGPDSEQFDVLVERIRKAATQD, encoded by the coding sequence ATGAAAGACGAGGTTACTACTCCAGACGGTCACGATCGCGCGACTCTCCCGAGCGACGACCTGTTCCGCGTTCTCTCGGACTCGAGTCGACGGACCGTACTGTTCCATCTCCGTCAGCACAGGGCTGCGACGCTCGACGAACTGGTCGACGTGCTCTCGGCGACCAGCACGGAGGACTCTGGTGAGTACGACCGAGCGCACGCGCAAACGTCGTTGCTCCACAGTCATCTCCCATTACTCGAAGATCACGGCCTCCTCACGTACGATCCTGGCGAGCGTATCGCCGAATCGACGAACCTCCAGGGCAAAATCGGCGAGTGGCTCGATCTCGCGGTCCGCCAGCAGATCCGGTTCGAAAACGCGAGCGAAACGCACGATCGATCCGGCGACGAGATCATGGTGTTGCTCGTCGACGACGAACCCGGACTCCCCGAAACCATCGGAGCCTACATCGAACGCGAGAACGACGACGTGGAGGTCACTACCGCGGCGAGTGCGCTTGAGGCGGTGTCGACGCTCGAAGACGAGTCGTTCGACTGTATCGTCAGTGACTACGATATGCCCGCGATCTCCGGGCTCGATTTTCTGAAAGCTGTTCGCGAGGAGGACCCGACGCTTCCGTTCATCGTCTTTACCGCCAAAGGGAGTGAGCGAGTTGCGGGCGAGGCGATCGCAACTGGTGTCACCGACTACGTCCAGAAGGGACCCGACTCCGAACAGTTCGACGTCCTGGTCGAACGTATCCGCAAGGCCGCTACCCAGGATTGA
- a CDS encoding dihydrolipoyl dehydrogenase family protein encodes MGDFDVLVIGGGTANNVAAAAADRGLDTALVEPGPLGGTCLNRGCNPSKMLIQAANAVNHVRDAERFHVDASLEGIDWEAVVDEMDGLLGGIAEDMAQRYREKDHLTLFEERTAFVDDRTVELDGREVTGEKIVVATGSQPVVPPIDGLDEIDHLTSKEALYLTDPPESLVVLGGGYIAVELGYVFESIGTDVTIVEMMDALVPREDGDVSATFTEIASDRHDVYTGHQVTAVEAVGDGHRVHAETEAGETIAVDGEEVLVALGRRPNTDSLNLDAAGIDVDDRGFVETNEYLETSAENVWAQGDVAGNALFKHSGDYETRHVIDNVVHDERLALDLTAMPHTIFTDPQIAGVGATEEELEEAGREYVVGRANYADSAMGRAKKLEEGFVKVLGAPDGEILGCHVIGYEASMLVHETVVAMRTGAAVDEVAETIHAHPTLAKVVEAAFRDASR; translated from the coding sequence ATGGGCGATTTTGACGTCCTCGTCATCGGTGGTGGCACAGCCAACAACGTCGCCGCGGCGGCGGCGGATCGCGGACTCGACACGGCGCTCGTCGAACCGGGACCGCTCGGAGGGACGTGTCTCAACCGGGGCTGTAACCCCTCCAAGATGCTCATCCAGGCGGCGAACGCGGTCAATCACGTTCGGGATGCCGAACGGTTCCACGTCGACGCCAGCCTCGAGGGGATCGACTGGGAAGCCGTCGTCGACGAAATGGACGGCCTGCTCGGCGGAATCGCCGAGGACATGGCGCAGCGATACCGCGAGAAAGACCACCTCACGCTCTTCGAGGAACGAACGGCGTTCGTCGACGACCGGACGGTCGAACTCGACGGCCGGGAGGTGACTGGTGAGAAGATCGTCGTCGCGACCGGCAGCCAGCCCGTCGTGCCGCCGATCGACGGTCTCGACGAGATCGACCACCTGACGAGCAAAGAGGCGCTGTACCTGACCGACCCGCCGGAGAGCCTCGTCGTCCTCGGCGGTGGATACATCGCCGTCGAACTCGGCTACGTCTTCGAGTCGATCGGGACGGACGTCACCATCGTCGAGATGATGGACGCGCTCGTCCCGCGAGAGGACGGCGACGTCTCCGCGACTTTCACCGAAATCGCGAGCGATCGCCACGACGTCTACACCGGACATCAAGTAACAGCCGTCGAAGCGGTTGGAGACGGACACCGCGTCCACGCCGAGACCGAAGCCGGCGAGACGATCGCCGTCGACGGCGAAGAGGTCCTCGTCGCGCTGGGCCGACGGCCGAACACCGATTCGCTGAACCTCGACGCTGCCGGTATCGACGTCGACGATCGCGGCTTCGTCGAGACGAACGAGTATCTGGAGACGTCCGCGGAGAACGTGTGGGCCCAGGGCGACGTCGCCGGAAACGCCCTGTTCAAACACTCCGGCGACTACGAGACGCGCCACGTCATCGACAACGTCGTCCACGACGAGCGTCTGGCACTCGATCTCACTGCGATGCCGCACACGATCTTCACCGACCCACAGATCGCCGGCGTCGGTGCTACCGAGGAGGAACTCGAAGAAGCAGGCCGCGAGTACGTCGTCGGCCGCGCCAACTACGCCGACTCGGCGATGGGGCGGGCAAAGAAACTCGAGGAGGGCTTCGTGAAGGTACTCGGGGCTCCCGACGGCGAGATCCTGGGCTGTCACGTGATCGGCTACGAGGCGTCGATGTTGGTACACGAGACGGTCGTCGCGATGCGGACCGGTGCCGCCGTCGACGAGGTGGCTGAGACGATCCACGCCCACCCGACGCTCGCGAAGGTCGTCGAGGCGGCGTTCCGCGACGCCTCGAGGTGA
- a CDS encoding DUF3179 domain-containing protein produces MGDGRIPGGISRRHCIDSTGGVGLAALAGCLDSSGAFDRGASDVNGSTGGPPTADRSLPEEYTTRELDEASLSGGPGQDGIPSIDDPQFTSADDPPTNLADGDPVFGVVLNGEAKAYPQYILVWHEVVNDVGGGESIAVTYCPLTGTAQGFSRGESDGGTKRRSRDPVAIGRAPVRQWGRPVTPSDPAPATSPLPLVQEPGAEMATAGPPVIASESEEGPFRWVPSRSSATASAVRARLETSAVAGPRAGRRAAIGLATLVPDRTTVLYRADGVRKRRTCRQIETRTTTPTVPRPGEFPRRGPRKRSPARRRRRNARPRPTRTDCSRVSGARGQPSRP; encoded by the coding sequence ATGGGAGACGGACGGATACCCGGCGGCATCTCCAGACGGCATTGTATCGACTCGACCGGAGGCGTCGGTCTCGCCGCCCTGGCAGGGTGTCTGGATAGTTCCGGCGCTTTCGATCGCGGAGCAAGTGACGTGAACGGGTCGACTGGCGGCCCGCCGACTGCCGATCGGTCGCTCCCCGAGGAGTACACGACTCGAGAACTCGACGAGGCGAGCCTCTCCGGCGGCCCGGGACAGGACGGCATCCCCTCGATCGACGATCCGCAGTTTACCTCGGCCGACGATCCACCCACCAACCTGGCTGACGGCGATCCGGTCTTCGGCGTCGTCCTGAACGGCGAGGCGAAGGCCTACCCACAGTACATCCTCGTCTGGCACGAAGTCGTCAACGACGTCGGCGGCGGCGAGTCGATCGCGGTGACCTACTGTCCGCTGACGGGGACGGCGCAAGGCTTCTCCCGCGGTGAGAGCGACGGTGGAACGAAGCGGCGCTCACGGGACCCGGTGGCGATCGGCAGAGCTCCCGTTCGTCAGTGGGGGCGTCCCGTGACCCCCTCCGATCCAGCCCCGGCAACCTCGCCCCTCCCGCTGGTCCAGGAACCTGGAGCCGAAATGGCGACTGCGGGACCACCGGTGATAGCGAGCGAGTCAGAGGAGGGCCCGTTTCGGTGGGTTCCGTCTCGCTCGTCGGCCACCGCCTCCGCCGTGAGAGCGCGCCTCGAAACGTCGGCCGTCGCCGGTCCGCGTGCTGGTCGACGAGCAGCGATCGGTCTCGCGACTCTCGTGCCGGACCGCACAACGGTTTTGTACCGTGCTGACGGTGTTCGCAAACGACGGACGTGCCGGCAGATCGAGACGAGGACAACGACTCCAACGGTCCCCCGACCGGGCGAATTCCCGCGACGGGGGCCACGGAAACGCAGTCCAGCGAGACGCCGCCGGCGTAACGCTCGCCCGCGGCCGACGCGCACCGACTGCTCGAGAGTGTCAGGTGCGCGGGGTCAGCCGAGCCGTCCCTGA